One window of Psychrobacillus sp. FSL H8-0483 genomic DNA carries:
- a CDS encoding YqhV family protein: MVQVIEKALLFIILLRLLSGSVEITAAMFMLKFNDLEKAFYINTLLALVGPVILIVTTGIGLIGLAEKISMTRIVCLFAGIFLILFSLNSK; this comes from the coding sequence GTGGTCCAAGTTATTGAAAAAGCGTTACTATTTATCATTTTATTAAGGTTACTTTCCGGTAGTGTCGAAATAACAGCTGCAATGTTTATGCTAAAATTTAATGATTTGGAAAAGGCTTTTTATATCAACACTTTACTTGCTTTAGTTGGACCAGTTATTTTAATAGTTACAACAGGGATAGGATTAATCGGCCTAGCTGAAAAGATTTCGATGACGCGGATAGTATGTCTGTTTGCCGGCATATTTCTCATTCTCTTCAGCTTAAACTCCAAATAA